A genomic stretch from Halorubrum sp. BV1 includes:
- a CDS encoding DoxX family protein yields MTENDDHAPVDPADAAENGGDAPSRLGRVLLGIGLAAQASEDFRDMDDTIGYAESAGVPFPEVAAPLASGTMVAAGVGIALWRLPRVATGAAVTFLVGVTATMHDFWNADANDKSGERLAFFGNLAMLGGALVFLREAYT; encoded by the coding sequence ATGACCGAGAACGACGACCACGCCCCGGTGGACCCGGCGGACGCGGCCGAAAACGGAGGCGACGCGCCCTCGCGGCTCGGTCGGGTGCTCCTCGGGATCGGTCTCGCCGCGCAAGCGTCAGAGGACTTCCGCGACATGGACGACACGATCGGGTACGCCGAGTCCGCCGGCGTCCCGTTCCCGGAGGTCGCCGCGCCGCTCGCCTCGGGAACGATGGTCGCCGCCGGCGTCGGCATCGCGCTCTGGCGGCTCCCGCGGGTCGCGACCGGTGCGGCAGTCACGTTCCTCGTCGGCGTGACCGCGACGATGCACGACTTCTGGAACGCCGACGCGAACGACAAAAGCGGCGAGCGGCTCGCCTTCTTCGGCAACCTCGCCATGCTCGGCGGGGCGCTGGTGTTCCTGCGAGAGGCGTATACGTAG